From a single Calothrix sp. NIES-2098 genomic region:
- a CDS encoding pentapeptide repeat protein yields the protein MLNFPTQELRDRAIYFLEQTPQKRLQILQQLGIARYTFLTQMRINEANINCISRFLNNPNQVKFPNLNGADLSGLNLDTVNLIRGNLLGANLQGSSLVNADLLFANFTRADLRNADLRGATLNETIWLAALVDECQLGVGTGLSHQQRKDLQLRGARFSSSADDN from the coding sequence ATGCTCAATTTCCCAACTCAAGAGTTACGCGATCGCGCTATTTATTTTTTAGAGCAAACTCCACAAAAACGGCTACAAATTCTCCAACAATTGGGTATAGCTCGGTATACTTTTTTAACTCAAATGCGCATAAATGAAGCGAATATAAACTGTATAAGCAGGTTTTTAAATAATCCTAATCAAGTTAAGTTTCCTAATTTAAACGGTGCAGATTTATCTGGTTTAAATTTAGATACAGTAAATTTGATTCGCGGTAATTTATTAGGGGCAAACCTGCAAGGTAGCAGTTTAGTAAATGCAGACCTGTTATTTGCAAATTTTACCAGAGCCGACTTGAGAAATGCAGATTTAAGGGGTGCAACGTTAAATGAAACTATTTGGTTAGCTGCACTAGTAGATGAATGCCAATTAGGTGTGGGTACTGGTTTATCTCATCAACAACGTAAAGATTTACAACTGCGTGGTGCTAGGTTTAGCAGTTCAGCAGATGATAATTAA
- a CDS encoding phosphoribosylglycinamide formyltransferase 2, protein MNNSIKLPKKLMLLGAGELGKEFVIAAQRLGNYVIAVDRYANAPAMQVADCSEVISMLSADDLEAVVSKHQPDLIVPEIEAIRTSKLVEFEQRGIIVIPTAAATNYTMNRDRIRDLANQELSIRTARYGYATSLEELIVASDLIGFPNVLKPVMSSSGKGQSVVHNKDEVEQAWNYAIANSRGDTQKVIVEEFIDFEIEITLLTIKQWNASTIFCAPIGHRQERGDYQESWQPADISEAKILAAQEIAKKVTDALGGAGIFGVEFFITKDEVIFSELSPRPHDTGMVTLISQNLNEFELHLRAVLGLPIPNIEQFGSSASAVILASEKSDSIAFTGVAEALSEKDVDIRLFGKPSSHPYRRMGVALAKGVNVQEAREKATRAASKIKLV, encoded by the coding sequence ATGAATAATTCAATTAAATTACCTAAAAAATTGATGCTCTTAGGTGCGGGCGAATTAGGCAAGGAGTTTGTAATTGCTGCTCAACGCCTCGGTAATTATGTTATTGCTGTCGATCGCTATGCCAATGCTCCAGCGATGCAAGTTGCAGATTGCTCGGAAGTAATTTCTATGCTCAGTGCTGATGATTTAGAAGCTGTTGTTAGTAAGCATCAACCTGATTTAATCGTACCAGAAATTGAAGCGATCAGAACATCAAAACTTGTAGAATTTGAACAACGAGGAATTATAGTTATTCCCACTGCTGCGGCAACTAACTATACAATGAATCGTGACAGAATTAGGGACTTAGCTAATCAGGAATTATCTATCAGAACTGCTAGATATGGTTATGCAACTAGCTTAGAAGAGTTGATAGTAGCCTCTGATTTAATTGGGTTTCCTAATGTGTTGAAACCTGTGATGTCATCCTCTGGAAAAGGTCAGTCTGTAGTGCATAATAAGGATGAGGTTGAACAAGCTTGGAATTATGCGATCGCTAATTCTCGCGGAGATACTCAAAAGGTAATTGTTGAAGAATTTATTGACTTTGAAATTGAGATTACTTTACTCACAATTAAACAGTGGAATGCATCGACAATTTTCTGTGCGCCTATTGGTCATCGCCAAGAACGCGGAGATTATCAAGAATCTTGGCAACCAGCAGATATTTCTGAAGCCAAAATATTAGCAGCTCAAGAAATTGCTAAAAAAGTCACCGATGCTTTGGGAGGCGCAGGAATTTTTGGCGTTGAATTTTTTATTACCAAAGATGAAGTAATTTTTTCGGAACTTTCTCCCAGACCCCACGATACAGGAATGGTGACATTAATTTCACAGAATCTCAATGAATTTGAACTACATTTAAGAGCCGTTTTAGGCTTGCCTATTCCGAATATAGAACAATTTGGGTCATCCGCTAGTGCAGTAATTTTAGCCTCAGAAAAATCAGATTCTATTGCCTTTACAGGAGTAGCAGAAGCTTTATCAGAAAAAGACGTAGATATCCGTTTATTTGGTAAACCAAGTTCCCATCCTTATCGACGCATGGGAGTAGCTTTAGCTAAAGGTGTAAATGTACAAGAGGCAAGAGAAAAAGCAACGAGAGCAGCCAGTAAAATTAAATTGGTTTGA
- a CDS encoding band 7 protein has protein sequence MKNQQFASWQTTVLGILLAILVSIGLNSFIIINPGQAGVISILGKARDGALLEGIHLKPPFVSVIDVYDLTVQKFEVPAESSTKDLQNLSARFAINFRLDPTQVVEVRRKQGTLENIVSKIIAPQTQEAFKIAAARRTVEEAITKRSELKEDFDNALGDRLDKYGIIVLDTSVVDLTFSPEFARAVEEKQIAEQRAQRAVYVAREAEQEAQAEINRAKGKAEAQRLLAETLKAQGGQLVLQKEAIEAWKAGGAQMPNVLVMGNDAKSSVPFIFNLGNTQNQP, from the coding sequence TTGAAAAATCAGCAATTTGCGAGTTGGCAAACCACAGTTTTAGGAATACTGTTGGCAATACTGGTGAGTATTGGCCTCAATTCGTTTATCATTATTAACCCAGGACAAGCAGGAGTAATCAGTATCTTGGGTAAAGCGAGAGATGGTGCCTTATTGGAGGGTATCCACCTAAAACCACCCTTCGTTTCGGTTATAGATGTATATGATTTAACTGTGCAAAAATTTGAAGTACCGGCAGAAAGTTCTACTAAGGATCTGCAAAATCTATCTGCCAGATTTGCCATTAACTTTCGTCTCGATCCGACTCAGGTAGTAGAAGTGAGAAGAAAACAAGGTACGTTAGAAAATATTGTTTCCAAAATTATTGCACCCCAAACACAAGAAGCATTTAAAATTGCAGCTGCCAGAAGAACCGTAGAAGAAGCAATTACCAAACGCAGTGAATTGAAGGAAGACTTTGATAATGCTTTAGGCGATCGCTTAGACAAATATGGGATAATAGTGCTGGATACTAGCGTAGTTGACTTAACTTTCTCCCCAGAATTTGCCAGAGCAGTGGAAGAAAAACAAATCGCCGAACAGCGGGCGCAACGAGCAGTGTATGTAGCGCGAGAAGCGGAACAGGAAGCACAGGCAGAAATTAATCGTGCTAAAGGTAAAGCGGAGGCTCAAAGGCTCTTGGCAGAAACTCTCAAAGCTCAAGGTGGGCAATTAGTGCTGCAAAAAGAAGCGATCGAAGCTTGGAAAGCTGGTGGTGCGCAAATGCCGAACGTTCTGGTGATGGGTAACGACGCAAAAAGCAGCGTACCCTTTATTTTCAATCTAGGTAATACTCAAAATCAACCCTAA
- a CDS encoding helix-turn-helix domain protein yields MDEAKRKRLEEKGWKVGTVSEFLELTTEEATLIEIKLALSRNLKERRQKLMTQTELAEKLHSSQPRIAKAENGDASVSIELLIRAMLATGATPQEIGKLIAQVG; encoded by the coding sequence ATGGATGAAGCCAAAAGAAAACGTTTAGAAGAAAAAGGCTGGAAAGTTGGAACTGTTTCAGAATTTTTAGAACTAACAACAGAAGAAGCTACACTCATTGAGATTAAACTCGCACTTAGCCGCAACTTAAAAGAGCGACGACAAAAATTAATGACTCAAACAGAATTAGCAGAGAAACTTCATTCAAGCCAGCCTCGGATTGCTAAAGCCGAAAATGGTGATGCTTCTGTTTCCATTGAACTTTTAATTCGGGCAATGTTAGCAACAGGTGCAACCCCTCAAGAAATTGGCAAACTTATTGCACAGGTGGGGTAG
- a CDS encoding group 1 glycosyl transferase — MPRILFICAHAPTERYPQAGQKIALKHLENYITAGVKIDVVVIANQVEITAATDLASLAGIYLYNYPIKKIDKIFSCLTHVCTPWKFATRWQNAVCKKLLYLLQQNTYDVIHFEYSHAAVYLKYVKQLISSQSSKIIISIHDLNFQSFLRKSRNNLLFGIEAARLFHYERSLYSAANELWVLSQKDRDILNSLFGLPETKILIKPPKLSNFVYQVQRHPTKIEKNSLLFWAAMNRPENEQAILTFINKCFTSLQQQEPKFKLYIVGASPSKKVLALASQQIIVTGFVEDPTPYFEQAEIGIVPLLQGAGIKLKTLEMLAAGLPVIATTVGAEGVDATDNNLTVNDNLDEWLSLLRNYDYTSHTSPNNISGIG; from the coding sequence ATGCCAAGAATTTTGTTTATCTGTGCCCATGCTCCCACAGAACGCTATCCTCAAGCTGGGCAAAAGATAGCATTGAAGCATCTTGAAAACTATATAACTGCTGGGGTAAAAATTGATGTTGTAGTTATTGCTAATCAAGTAGAAATTACTGCTGCTACAGACTTAGCTTCACTGGCTGGTATTTATCTTTATAACTATCCCATTAAAAAAATAGATAAAATCTTTAGTTGTTTAACTCATGTTTGTACTCCCTGGAAATTTGCTACTCGTTGGCAAAATGCAGTATGCAAAAAATTGCTATACTTGCTGCAACAGAATACTTATGATGTAATTCATTTTGAATATTCTCATGCTGCCGTTTACTTGAAATATGTAAAACAGCTAATTAGTTCGCAATCAAGTAAAATTATAATTAGTATACACGATCTGAATTTTCAATCTTTTTTAAGAAAATCCCGAAATAATTTACTTTTTGGCATAGAAGCAGCCAGGTTATTTCATTATGAAAGAAGTTTATATTCTGCTGCTAATGAACTATGGGTCTTGTCTCAAAAAGACCGCGATATTCTCAACTCTTTGTTTGGCTTACCTGAGACTAAAATTTTGATTAAACCTCCCAAACTCAGTAATTTTGTTTATCAAGTCCAGCGTCATCCAACAAAAATTGAAAAAAATAGTCTGCTATTTTGGGCAGCAATGAATAGACCTGAAAATGAACAAGCAATTCTGACATTTATTAATAAATGTTTTACATCTTTGCAGCAGCAAGAACCAAAATTTAAACTATATATTGTTGGTGCTAGCCCATCTAAAAAAGTGTTAGCCTTAGCCAGCCAGCAGATTATTGTTACAGGATTTGTAGAAGATCCGACTCCATATTTTGAGCAAGCAGAAATTGGTATTGTACCCTTATTACAAGGCGCTGGTATTAAGTTAAAAACTCTAGAAATGTTGGCTGCTGGTTTACCTGTAATTGCTACTACTGTAGGAGCTGAAGGAGTAGACGCTACAGATAACAATTTAACGGTAAATGATAACCTTGATGAATGGTTAAGTTTGCTGAGAAATTATGATTATACAAGCCATACTTCGCCAAATAATATTAGTGGGATAGGCTAA
- a CDS encoding ABC transporter-like protein, whose product MSIITLQSVKKDFGIKEILKDANFSLDATDKVGLIGTNGSGKSTLLKMIAGIEPVDSGQILVNSSSKIIYLPQQPDLDENRTVLEQVFADSGEHMALVREYEELSDKLAHYPEDSQLMSQLSTVMQKMDATGAWELETNAKIILTKLGISDFDTIIGTLSGGYRKRIALATALLSEPDVLLMDEPTNHLDALSVEWLQSYLNRYRGALFLITHDRYFLDRVTNRIIEIDRGDIYSYTGNYSYYLEKKALAEESAVSTQRKHQGVLRRELEWLKRGPKARSTKQKARIDRIKAMRETEFKQIQGKVDISTVSRRIGKKVIEINNISKSYNDRILIKDFTYEFSPEDRIGIIGGNGAGKSTLMDMITGRVEPDSGNIEIGSTIHIGYFDQHSEELLTALNENQRVIDYIKEEGEFVPIADGTKITASQMLERFLFPGNQQYAPIHKLSGGEKRRLFLLRILMSAPNVLILDEPTNDLDVQTLAVLEDYLEDFAGCVIVVSHDRYFLDRTVDTIFALEEGGNLRQYPGNYSVYLDYKKAEEAAQQEAAIKEKPNKLEVEKTASQSQESETKKRRRLSNWEKKEFEQLEGKIAQLEVEKAEAEKALLNVAPGNYSQVQKLYDQVEALKQAIDTATERWLELAEMDS is encoded by the coding sequence ATGAGTATTATTACCCTGCAATCAGTAAAAAAAGACTTTGGCATCAAAGAAATTTTGAAAGATGCTAATTTTAGCTTAGATGCAACTGATAAAGTTGGTTTAATTGGTACTAATGGTTCTGGTAAATCAACTTTATTAAAAATGATTGCTGGAATAGAACCAGTTGATAGCGGTCAAATTTTAGTTAACTCTAGCTCTAAAATTATCTATTTGCCTCAGCAACCAGATTTAGACGAAAATCGCACAGTTTTAGAGCAGGTTTTTGCCGATAGTGGCGAACACATGGCTTTAGTAAGAGAATATGAAGAACTGTCTGATAAATTAGCTCACTATCCCGAAGATAGTCAGCTGATGTCTCAGCTTTCAACAGTCATGCAAAAAATGGATGCAACTGGCGCTTGGGAACTTGAAACCAACGCCAAAATTATCCTCACAAAGTTAGGAATTTCCGACTTTGATACTATTATCGGTACTTTATCTGGAGGCTATCGCAAGCGAATTGCTCTAGCAACAGCTTTGCTATCAGAACCAGATGTTTTACTCATGGATGAGCCAACAAACCATCTTGATGCTCTTTCTGTGGAGTGGTTGCAAAGTTATTTAAATCGCTATCGGGGTGCATTATTTTTAATTACCCACGATCGCTACTTTTTAGATCGTGTCACCAATCGGATTATTGAAATTGACCGAGGTGATATTTATAGCTATACAGGTAATTATTCATATTACCTGGAAAAGAAAGCTCTAGCTGAAGAATCTGCCGTCAGTACTCAACGCAAACACCAAGGAGTATTGCGACGAGAATTAGAATGGCTCAAACGCGGCCCTAAAGCCCGCAGTACGAAACAAAAAGCCAGAATCGATCGCATTAAAGCGATGCGAGAAACTGAGTTTAAACAGATTCAGGGTAAGGTAGATATTTCTACAGTTAGTCGGCGAATTGGCAAAAAAGTTATTGAAATCAATAATATTTCTAAATCTTACAATGACCGGATATTAATTAAAGATTTTACCTACGAATTCAGTCCAGAAGATAGGATTGGAATTATTGGTGGTAACGGTGCAGGTAAATCCACATTAATGGATATGATTACCGGGCGAGTGGAACCTGATTCCGGTAATATAGAAATTGGCTCTACAATTCATATCGGTTATTTTGACCAGCATTCTGAGGAATTACTGACAGCTTTAAATGAAAATCAGCGCGTAATTGACTACATTAAAGAAGAAGGCGAATTTGTCCCCATAGCTGATGGTACTAAAATTACTGCTTCGCAAATGCTAGAGAGATTTTTATTTCCTGGTAATCAGCAGTATGCACCAATTCATAAACTATCTGGTGGTGAAAAACGGCGGTTATTCTTGTTGCGCATACTCATGAGCGCACCTAATGTCTTAATTTTAGATGAACCGACCAACGATTTGGATGTACAGACATTAGCTGTCCTAGAAGATTATTTAGAAGATTTTGCAGGTTGTGTAATTGTAGTTTCCCACGATCGCTATTTTTTAGATCGGACTGTAGACACCATTTTTGCTTTGGAAGAAGGTGGCAATCTGCGCCAATATCCAGGTAATTACTCAGTTTATCTTGACTATAAAAAAGCTGAAGAAGCAGCACAACAAGAAGCTGCTATTAAAGAAAAGCCAAACAAATTAGAAGTAGAAAAAACGGCATCGCAATCTCAAGAGTCAGAAACTAAAAAGCGGCGCAGACTCTCAAATTGGGAGAAAAAAGAATTTGAGCAGTTGGAAGGGAAAATTGCTCAGTTAGAAGTAGAGAAAGCAGAAGCAGAAAAAGCTTTATTAAATGTTGCGCCAGGGAATTATAGCCAGGTACAAAAATTGTACGACCAGGTGGAAGCACTCAAGCAAGCTATTGATACGGCGACTGAGAGGTGGTTGGAATTAGCTGAGATGGACTCTTAA